Proteins from one Clostridia bacterium genomic window:
- a CDS encoding IS3 family transposase: KKLEEYIHYYNNKRISLKLNGMSPVQYRTHSQAI; this comes from the coding sequence TAAGAAGCTGGAAGAATACATACATTACTACAACAACAAGAGAATATCTCTTAAATTAAACGGAATGAGCCCGGTACAATACCGAACTCATTCTCAAGCAATTTAA